CGCTGCTGCCGAAATATCGCGGCCGCGTGCCGACCAACTGGGCCGTGCTGCACGGCGAGAGCGAAACCGGCGCGACGCTGCACGAAATGGCCGCCAAACCGGACGCGGGCGCGATCCTCGCGCAAACGCCGGTGCCGATTTTGCCCGACGACACCGCCGCGCAAGTGTTCGACAAGGTCACGGTGGCCGCCGAACAAACGCTGTGGCGCGTGCTGCCGTCGCTGCTGGCGGGCGAAGCGCCGCATCTGCCGAACGACCTCGCGCACGGCAGCTATTACGGCGGACGCAAGCCGGAAGACGGCCGCATCGACTGGACGCAATCGGCGCAGCAGGTCTACAACCTGATTCGCGCGGTCGCGCCGCCCTATCCTGGCGCTTTCACGGAGATCGGCGAGCTGCGTTTCGTCGTGACGCGCGCGCGCCTCGCCGCGCCCGGCGCGCTTCGCTCGGATTTGCCCCCGGGCCTGCACGTAAGCGATAATGCCGTTTTCGCGATATGCGGCGACGGCCGCGCGATCGCCATCCACGAATTGCGGCACCAGCAAGACGGCAGCGAGACTGTCGTCACTCCGGCCGAATTTGCCCAGCTCATCCAAACTCCCCGTTACTCATGAAAAAAGTCCTGATTCTGGGTGTGAACGGCTTCATCGGCCATCACCTGTCCAAACGCATTCTCGAAACGACCAATTGGGAAGTCTTCGGCATGGACATGCAGACCGAGCGTCTGGGCGATCTGATCAATCATGAGCGGATGCACTTCTTCGAAGGCGACATCACGATCAACAAGGAGTGGGTCGAATATCACATCAAGAAGTGCGATGTGATCCTGCCGCTGGTCGCGATCGCGACTCCCGCCACCTACGTGAAGCAGCCGCTGCGGGTGTTCGAACTGGATTTCGAGGCGAACCTGCCGATCGTGCGTTCAGCCGTCAAGTACGGCAAGCACCTCGTGTTTCCGTCCACGTCCGAGGTGTACGGCATGTGCACGGACGAGCAGTTCGATCCGGAAGAGTCGCAACTGTCGTACGGCCCGATCAACAAGCCGCGCTGGATCTACGCATGCTCCAAGCAGTTGATGGACCGCGTGATCTGGGGTTACGGCATGGAAGGCCTGAACTTCACGCTGTTCCGTCCGTTCAACTGGATCGGCCCGGGCCTCGACTCGATCTACACGCCGAAGGAAGGCAGCTCGCGCGTGGTCACGCAGTTCCTCGGCCATATCGTGCGCGGCGAGAACATCAGCCTCGTCGATGGCGGCGCGCAAAAGCGCGCTTTCACGGACATCGACGACGGCATCGGCGCGCTGATGAAGATCATCGAGAACAAAGACGGCGTCGCCACGGGCAAGATCTACAACATCGGCAACCCGACCAACAATTTCTCGGTGCGTGAACTCGCGCACAAGATGCTGGCGCTCGCCGCCGAATTCCCGGAATACGCGGACACGGCCAAGCAGGTGCAACTGGTCGAAACGTCGTCGGGCGCGTACTACGGCGCGGGCTATCAGGACGTGCAGAACCGCGTGCCGAAGATCGACAACACCATGCAGGAACTCGGCTGGGCGCCGAAGTCGACTTTCGACGAAGCGCTGCGCAAGATTTTCGAAGCGTATCGTGGCCACGTCGGCGAAGCGCGCGCGCTCGTCGAACAGCAATAAGGGCTGATCCTTGGCTCGCATCGTCCTGAAGATCGACGTCGACACGCTGCGCGGCACCCGCGAAGGCGTGCCGAACCTCGCGCGCATCTTCGACCGCTTCAAGGCGCGCGCCACCTTCCTGTTCAGCCTTGGGCCCGACCACACTGGCTGGGCGATGCGCCGCGTGTTGCGGCCGGGCTTTCTGAAGAAGGTGTCGCGTACCTCGGTGGTCGAACACTACGGCGTCAAGCAACTGATGTACGGCGTGCTGCTGCCCGGTCCGGACATCGGCGCCAAGGCCTCGGCGCAAATGCGCGCGATCCATGAAGCCGGCTTCGAATGCGGCATTCATACGTGGGATCACGTGTACTGGCAGGACAATGTGCGCTCGAAAGATCGCGCGTGGACCGCGGCGCAGATGCAACAAAGCCACGACCGCTTCGTCGAGGTGTTCGGCGCGCCGCCGGTCACGCACGGCGCGGCAGGCTGGCAGATGAACGGCCATGCGTTCGAACAGATCGACGCATGGGGCATGCGCTATGCGTCCGACGGGCGCGGCCACTCGCCGTATCTGCCGGTGGTCGACGGGCGCACACTCGCGCACGTGCAGATGCCCACCACGCTGCCCACGCTCGACGAAGTGCTTGGCGTGGACGGTGTCGAAACCCACAACGTCGCCGCATGGATGTTGAAGCACACTGAAAACAATCCGCACGACCAGGTGTTCACGCTGCACGCGGAACTCGAAGGGCAAAAGCTCGCGCCGATCTTCGAACAGCTTCTGGAAGGCTGGCGCGCGCAAGGCCACACCTTCGCGACCATGGGTGACTATTACGCCACGCTAGACCGCAACACGCTGCCATCGTACCCTGTTACGTGGGGTGAAATTCCAGGGCGCTCCGGCGAGTTGATTGTTCAGCCCTGACTGGTCAACCCGCAACCGGCCCTGACGACCCGACCGCCACGCGAGAGCATGCCGCGCGCCGGTCACCCTCCCCCAAGTTTCGATGCCAGGCCGACGCCGCCGCACTCATCCGGCGCAGGCTATTACAACCGGAGAACCTCGTGTCCATCGCAGTCGACCAACCCATCCCCGACTTCACCGCTTCTGCTACCGGTGGCGAGATCACGCTGTCCAAGCTGCGGGGCAAGAAGGTGGTGCTGTATTTTTATCCGAAGGACAACACGCCGGGCTGTACGACCGAAGGTCTGCAGTTTCGCGATCTGTATCCGAAGTTCAAGAAGGCCGGCGCGGAGATCATGGGCGTGTCGCGCGACAGCCTGCGCTCGCATGACAACTTCAAGGCGAAGCTCGAATTGCCCTTCCCACTGATCTCGGATCCGGAAGAAACGCTGTGCGCGCTCTTCAGCGTCATCAAAATGAAGAAAATGTATGGCAAAGAAGTACGGGGGATTGAACGCTCCACGTTCCTCATCGACGGTGAAGGCGTGCTGCGCCAGGAGTGGCGCGGCGTGAAAGTGCCGGGCCACGTCGACGATATTCTGGAGGCTGTACAAGCGCTTTGAGGCGCGTTATATTGGGTTGCAATGAGTGCCTGTACACCCCCAAATTTTGCCGCTGCGCCAGACTTGACGGCCGCTTCCCGTTTCCTGGGTTCCGTCGGAGTCGCGAGGTGCAACGCGAGCACTGTAGGCGAGCCGCTTGCCCCGTACGCCGGGGCGGCGGCTTTTTCAATTGCGCGCGGCCGTTCGTTCACTCGGCCACGCGCTTCCGTTAAGGAGCCGATCGAAGACCAGGCGAACCGGCATCTCTAGACCGAATGCGCGCCTCCGGGCGCAAACTGCGTGCGCACTCACTGGCACCGGCAGAATGCGACAGGCGGCGCACGATATGTGACCCGATTAATTCGAGGGAAACCATGCCTTTGCCTACCCCCCCCAGCAAGCTCGGCAATCTCCTGCCGCCTGACGAATACAAGGCCAAAGCCGCCAGTCCGGCGCGCTCCGCCGCGAAGAAACAGGCTGCCGACGGGGAATCCGCAGAGTCGGCCGATTACGGCCGCGCGAACGTCGCCACGCCGATGGCGCACGCCGCCAATGCCGCGACCACTTTGCGGCCTGTGCCGGCATCGTCGGCTGCTCCTGCCGCGTCGTCCGCATCCGCCGGCCAGGCCGCTCCGGCGCGCAGCGCAACGGCACCGGGCCGCAGATCGAAGCAGACCGCCGCCCTGCTGCAACCGGTTCCCGCTACCCGTGCGCCGGCCGAGCCGGCCGCGCAGCCGGTCGTCGCCCGCACGCCGAGCGCGAAGCAGGCCGAGGCCAGCACACCTGCGGCCGTCGCGCCGAGCACGCGCGGCACCAGCAAGAAACGTGGCACCGGCACCCAGCCGGCCGAAGTCCAGAAGCTCTTCGTGCTCGACACGAACGTGCTGATGCACGATCCGAGCTGCCTGTTCCGTTTCGAGGAACACGACGTCTATCTCCCGATGATGACGTTGGAAGAACTCGACAACCACAAGAAGGGCATGTCGGAAGTCGCGCGCAACGCACGTCAGGTGAGCCGCACACTGGACGCGCTGGTGGCGAACGCCGGCAACATGTCCGACGGCATTTCGCTGGCGCGTCTGGGCAGCCGCGAGGCTTCCGGGCGGCTGTACTTCCAGACCAAGCTCACCGCCATCGAGCCGGTGGAAGGCCTGCCGGAAGGCAAGGCCGACAACCAGATCCTCGGCGTGGTGCGCGCGTTGCAGCGCGACCGGATGGATCGCCAGGTCGTGCTGGTGTCGAAAGACATCAATATGCGCATCAAGGCGCATGCGCTTGGCCTGCCCGCCGAAGACTACTTCAACGACCAGGTGCTCGAAGACAGCGATCTGCTGTATTCCGGCATCCGCGCACTGCCGCAGGATTTCTGGACCAAGCACGCAAAGGGCATGGAGAGCTGGCAGGACACCAAGACCGGTACGACGTACTACCGTGTGACCGGTCCGCTGTGCGCCTCGATGCTGGTCAACGAGTTCGTCTATCTCGAGCCGCAAAACGGCGAGCCGGCGTTTCACGCGCTGGTGCGCGAGCTGAACGGCAAGACCGCGCTGCTGCAAACCTTGCGCGACTACGGCCACCACAAGAACAACGTGTGGGGCATCACGGCGCGTAACCGCGAGCAGAACTTCGCGCTGAACCTGTTGATGAATCCGGAGATCGACTTCGTCACGCTGCTGGGTCAGGCCGGCACCGGCAAGACGCTGGTCGCGCTCGCCGCCGGTCTTGCGCAGGTGCTGGACGACAAGCGCTACAACGAGATCATCGTGACGCGTGCGACGGTGCCGGTCGGCGAAGACATCGGCTTCCTGCCGGGTACGGAAGAGGAAAAAATGCAGCCGTGGATGGGTGCATTCGACGACAACCTCGAAGTCCTGCAGAAGACCGACGACGCAGCCGGCGAATGGGGCCGCGCCGCGACTCAGGAGTTGATCCGCTCGCGCCTGAAGGTCAAGAGCATGAACTTCATGCGCGGCCGCACGTTCGTGGACAAGTATCTGATCATCGACGAGGCGCAAAACCTGACGCCGAAACAGATGAAAACGCTGGTCACGCGTGCGGGTCCGGGCACGAAGATCATCTGTCTGGGCAACATCGCGCAGATCGATACGCCTTACCTGACGGAAGGCAGTTCGGGACTGACGTACGTGGTCGATCGCTTCAAGGGCTGGGCGCACAGTGGGCATGTGACGCTGGCACGCGGCGAGCGTTCGCGTCTGGCGGATTACGCATCGGAAATTCTTTAAGGTTCAGCTAGTTAGCGTTTGTTAGAAGTCGCGAGCCGCGTCTGGAGCAATCTGGACGCGGCTTTTTTCTCGCCCGCGCGTTCTCACCGGGCAACACTTAGCGCGCGAACTTCAAGTAATTTGTCAAGAATTCTTGCCGGAGCGAGGTCCCAAGGGCTACCATCCCGACATCGTTTGCCGTTAAACGAGCGCTTACCGCTCGCCTCGTCTTCATGCGCCGACTCGCCCTCTCGTTGCTGACCGTTCTGCTGCTCGCCGCCTGTGCCGGCGCGCCGCAGAAGACGTTGTCGCGCTCGGGCAGCTCGGTCGTCGTGGCGAACGGCGCCTATCACGCTCCGCCGCCCGGCTTTCCGAATTTCGTCGACCACAGCATCGGCCGCGAGGAAATCTCGATTCAGGCGATGAGTCTCGTCGGCATTCCATACCGCTGGGGCGGCAATACGCCGGATAGCGGCTTCGATTGCAGCGGATTGGTTCGCTATGTCGTCTTGCGCGCGGCGTCCGTGAATCTGCCGCGCACGACGGCGGATATGAGCGGGCGTGGCGAATCGATCGAGCCGGACGAGATCGCGCCGGGCGATCTGATTTTCTTCAACACGACGGGGCGGGCGCATTCGCACGTCGGCATTTATGTGGGCAAGCTGCGTTTTGTCAACGCGCCGTCGACCGGTGGGACGGTGAGGCTCGACTATTTGACCAATCCTTATTGGGCCAAACGTTTCGACGGGATTCGCCGCGTGGCCGGGCCGGCCGCGACACCCGCGCCATTCGATACGCCGAACTATCAGGCTGCGGCGCCGCGGCCTGAGCGTGTTGCGCCTGTGGCGCAGACAGCGCCGGCGTATGCGGGCGTGGCGGGTGCAGCGGCGACCGTGGCGCCGGCGTCGACGAAGACAGCGGCACAGCCGCCGGTTTATGCCACGGGCGCGCTGCAACCCCAATCGCAAACGCAGCCGACGGCCCGCGTGGCGGCGACGCCGCGCGCACCGTCAACCACAGAAGCTCAACCGACAACCACCGCAGCCACGCCACAAGCCGATCCGTTCGAACCACCACCGCCGGGCCTGAGCGCAGCGCAGATGCAAGCGCGTGCGGCAGGCGCGGTGTCGCCGACGCCGGGGCCTGCCGCTCAAGCCAGTGCCGATGTCGCCAACGCCAGCGCATTGGCTCAGCCACAGCCGATGCCTTCACGCACTGCGCCGCAAGCGGCGGCCGGACGCGCTCCCGATCCAATCGATGCCGCCGCCGACGCGTTCGAGCCGCCGCCGCCCGCTTCCGTCGCCGCGCGTCAGGCTCGCCAGGCGCAGCAAGCCGATGAGAACGGCAGCGTGCAGATCATGCGTGCGTCGACCGCCTCGCGCGGCATACCCGCCCCCACGCAGACCAACGACGATCCAATCGCCCGCTTCGCCAACGGCAACTTCTGAGACCGCAACGCCGGCCAGGCGTCGACCCTTTCCGC
The nucleotide sequence above comes from Paraburkholderia sp. FT54. Encoded proteins:
- a CDS encoding bifunctional UDP-4-keto-pentose/UDP-xylose synthase translates to MKKVLILGVNGFIGHHLSKRILETTNWEVFGMDMQTERLGDLINHERMHFFEGDITINKEWVEYHIKKCDVILPLVAIATPATYVKQPLRVFELDFEANLPIVRSAVKYGKHLVFPSTSEVYGMCTDEQFDPEESQLSYGPINKPRWIYACSKQLMDRVIWGYGMEGLNFTLFRPFNWIGPGLDSIYTPKEGSSRVVTQFLGHIVRGENISLVDGGAQKRAFTDIDDGIGALMKIIENKDGVATGKIYNIGNPTNNFSVRELAHKMLALAAEFPEYADTAKQVQLVETSSGAYYGAGYQDVQNRVPKIDNTMQELGWAPKSTFDEALRKIFEAYRGHVGEARALVEQQ
- a CDS encoding polysaccharide deacetylase family protein; the protein is MARIVLKIDVDTLRGTREGVPNLARIFDRFKARATFLFSLGPDHTGWAMRRVLRPGFLKKVSRTSVVEHYGVKQLMYGVLLPGPDIGAKASAQMRAIHEAGFECGIHTWDHVYWQDNVRSKDRAWTAAQMQQSHDRFVEVFGAPPVTHGAAGWQMNGHAFEQIDAWGMRYASDGRGHSPYLPVVDGRTLAHVQMPTTLPTLDEVLGVDGVETHNVAAWMLKHTENNPHDQVFTLHAELEGQKLAPIFEQLLEGWRAQGHTFATMGDYYATLDRNTLPSYPVTWGEIPGRSGELIVQP
- a CDS encoding PhoH family protein; translated protein: MPLPTPPSKLGNLLPPDEYKAKAASPARSAAKKQAADGESAESADYGRANVATPMAHAANAATTLRPVPASSAAPAASSASAGQAAPARSATAPGRRSKQTAALLQPVPATRAPAEPAAQPVVARTPSAKQAEASTPAAVAPSTRGTSKKRGTGTQPAEVQKLFVLDTNVLMHDPSCLFRFEEHDVYLPMMTLEELDNHKKGMSEVARNARQVSRTLDALVANAGNMSDGISLARLGSREASGRLYFQTKLTAIEPVEGLPEGKADNQILGVVRALQRDRMDRQVVLVSKDINMRIKAHALGLPAEDYFNDQVLEDSDLLYSGIRALPQDFWTKHAKGMESWQDTKTGTTYYRVTGPLCASMLVNEFVYLEPQNGEPAFHALVRELNGKTALLQTLRDYGHHKNNVWGITARNREQNFALNLLMNPEIDFVTLLGQAGTGKTLVALAAGLAQVLDDKRYNEIIVTRATVPVGEDIGFLPGTEEEKMQPWMGAFDDNLEVLQKTDDAAGEWGRAATQELIRSRLKVKSMNFMRGRTFVDKYLIIDEAQNLTPKQMKTLVTRAGPGTKIICLGNIAQIDTPYLTEGSSGLTYVVDRFKGWAHSGHVTLARGERSRLADYASEIL
- a CDS encoding formyltransferase, which produces MKPRAVVFAYHNVGVRCLQVLLARGVDVALVVTHEDSPTENIWFGSVASIAAEHGIKVVTPADPKSAELREAVSAARPDFIFSFYYRHMLPVELLALAARGAYNMHGSLLPKYRGRVPTNWAVLHGESETGATLHEMAAKPDAGAILAQTPVPILPDDTAAQVFDKVTVAAEQTLWRVLPSLLAGEAPHLPNDLAHGSYYGGRKPEDGRIDWTQSAQQVYNLIRAVAPPYPGAFTEIGELRFVVTRARLAAPGALRSDLPPGLHVSDNAVFAICGDGRAIAIHELRHQQDGSETVVTPAEFAQLIQTPRYS
- a CDS encoding peroxiredoxin, translated to MSIAVDQPIPDFTASATGGEITLSKLRGKKVVLYFYPKDNTPGCTTEGLQFRDLYPKFKKAGAEIMGVSRDSLRSHDNFKAKLELPFPLISDPEETLCALFSVIKMKKMYGKEVRGIERSTFLIDGEGVLRQEWRGVKVPGHVDDILEAVQAL
- a CDS encoding NlpC/P60 family protein, whose amino-acid sequence is MRRLALSLLTVLLLAACAGAPQKTLSRSGSSVVVANGAYHAPPPGFPNFVDHSIGREEISIQAMSLVGIPYRWGGNTPDSGFDCSGLVRYVVLRAASVNLPRTTADMSGRGESIEPDEIAPGDLIFFNTTGRAHSHVGIYVGKLRFVNAPSTGGTVRLDYLTNPYWAKRFDGIRRVAGPAATPAPFDTPNYQAAAPRPERVAPVAQTAPAYAGVAGAAATVAPASTKTAAQPPVYATGALQPQSQTQPTARVAATPRAPSTTEAQPTTTAATPQADPFEPPPPGLSAAQMQARAAGAVSPTPGPAAQASADVANASALAQPQPMPSRTAPQAAAGRAPDPIDAAADAFEPPPPASVAARQARQAQQADENGSVQIMRASTASRGIPAPTQTNDDPIARFANGNF